GAAAGAAATCGCAagtccttttttccttttcattttgggTAGGCTATTCGTTTGTAAAATGGCCTAATTTATTTAAACGTTAACCCTGGAAATATGGTGTTCCATTTTAGAAGAGTTGGCTGTTTGTGTACACTAAATGTTTTTTGTGGTCGTGTTCAATTATTTAGCCTTTACTTTATTTCTGAAAACTATGTTCAGCAGCCACTTATTTAAAACTACAATTGTCCTTTTTAATAATACGAAAATGATTAGAGGGTTTACAGGCTACTTTTGAATGAAATCAACCTCAATAAAATAAGAATTATTTTGTGAACCAGACGTAGGCAGCCATATTGAACACCAGTCGGCTAATTTGCAAATTTGCAGACAAACATGCAGCTGTAAAATGTGCATCAAGAGCTAAggcaataaataataataactaacCCTGCGGCAATATTCTATCCCCGTAAAACCTATCCCTTGAGTGGCATGCATTTGGGCATTGATAATCATCAGAAGCACTCAGGCGATTGGACGAATAGGTTGGATTGGTGAAGTGCTGTAGCCAATGACATGCGGCTGCGGTTGTAAAGGGGGTGTGAAGCGCCCACACTTAAACGCCGCTGAAGACCCCAAGTGTTGTTACTTTGAGTAGAACTACTGAAGTGACAAGACTTTGTGGACTATCACTGGTTAAAATCATTGACAGCCTTTTTTCCAACCTTGGAAATCCAAATAATTGATATTTCAAGTTGATTATAGAACAATCTAAgcacaggattttttttctctttaagtGTTCTTCAACTCAAGGCTTTTACAGATACATATTCGAATATGTTTTCTATGAGTCACTGTTAAAATCCGTTATTTCAGGTTGTTTTCGACATTGTGCATAGTGTTTCTACTCTGTGCGTCTGAAGTAATTTTTACGCGCCGTGGGATCGTAAAGTAATCGCGGTGATGTTACTGGATGCAGGCCACCAGCTCCCTAGTTTAGGAGTTGGCTCGTTTGCGAGGCATCACGAAAGCCAGGAGAGAGACTTGAGCTTCATGGAGTCGGCACACATGGGTGCGTTCAAGCTGAGCCACGACCATTCTCCGAACCAGAGTTCGGCGTTCGCCTCCCAGGCGCAAGGATACTCTGCTGCTGCGTTGGCTCACGCTGCATCCTACGCTAATTCCTCTTTCAGTTCTACGCGGGATTTCATCCTGCGGAGCCGAGGGTTTGGAGATTCCAACCCAAGCAGCGGCCAGCAGCATCCCATCTTCAACCCAGCAGCgggctctctccatcactctcacgCAGAGAATCAGGGCCATTTACTTATCCCGGGGATCCATGATCAACACGGAGCACACCATGGCTCTCCAAACATGTTGAACGGACGGCTTGGATTGGGGGAAGTCTTCAGCCGTGCTGACCAGTACCACCAGGTGTCCAATCCTCGGGCCGATCACTACAACCAGTACGGGTCAATGGGACTGAACGTGAGCATGAATATGGCAcctcaccaccatcatcatcatccggGCGCATTCTTCCGTTATATGCGTCAAGGCATTAAACAAGAGCTCGTCTGTAAATGGATCGACccagacaagcacacagaccGCAAGAAATCTTGTGCTCAAACCTTCAGCAACATGCACGAGCTGGTTACGCACGTCTCCGTGGAGCACGTCGGCGGCCCGGAGCAGTGTAACCACGTGTGCTACTGGGACGACTGTCCGCGGGCTAGCAAGCCATTCAAGGCCAAATACAAACTGGTGAACCACATTCGCGTGCACACAGGGGAGAAGCCGTTCCCTTGCCCCTTCCCAGGCTGTGGCAAAGTATTTGCGCGATCAGAAAATCTGAAAAtccacaaacgcacacatacaggtaatttttctttttgggttgttcatttcttttatttcttgtCATTCTATCCAAATATGAAATGGCTAAACGTGTCAGGTTTTTCTGTGTGATTAGATTGACTCAATGGTTGATAGGCCTTGCTGGGCAACTTACGGCAGTGATCTAGAGTTTTGTCTGACTGTGGCACATTTGAGTGGTATTCAGCATGCAAATACAAATTAAGGTTATTAATACAAGTTATTCCTatacctgcttgtgtgtgtgtttagacataACTAGTATATAACCAATGTTCTAATGATCCCCCTTGCACTTTCAGGAGAGAAGCCGTTCCAGTGTGAATTTGACGGCTGTGATCGCCGCTTTGCCAACAGCAGTGACCGCAAGAAGCACATGCACGTTCACACGTCTGACAAGCCATATTTGTGCAAACTGTGCGACAAATCCTACACTCACCCAAGCTCCCTGAGGAAACACATGAAGGTAAATATCTTGTTGAGATTCCAGAACTTACACGACAAAATACGTGTGGCTATATGATAATGGGGCTGTATGTAATGAAGGTCTGATTTCTAACTATTTATCTCCTCCTCAGGTCCATGAGTCTACGTCCTCAGCACCAGACGCATCCCCCAGAGAGAGCTCCGGTTACGACTCATCCACACCCTCAAGTTTAGTGTCCCCGTCCTCGGAGACGCAGGGCAACATGTCGCCCGATTCCGTTATCCTCAGTGGTGGCCACGGCAGCATGCCGTCCAATTTTAGCGAGTGGTATGTCCCAATCTGAAGCTGTTCGTTCTCCGCTGCAGGGCAACATTGAGATGGAACCAGAGGAATGTATTCTGGGCATAGACCAAATACTAACTAAGATGGATACGCCTGGTAGCTTGTCTTGAACTATGTTCTGCTAATGACCAGGGCCGGGTTTCCCCGATAACGGTGTCTCTTAGCATTTTACAAAGACTTGAACGGTTTAGACCTACCTTATTTAAGTTGTTTACTTTTCAACGCGTTTCCCAAACAATCTCCTATGAGAAAAACGTCCTAAGTGTACCTTAAGAAGCCTTTGGGAAACCCTGCCCAGCTTTATACAGCCAATCTCAGGTGGACATTTCATAGCTGTGCCTGTGTCTTAAGTATGTTTATAATTGATGTAATTCATATGAAGGATTGTGTGACCTGACCAAAGTGATAGAGTTTTATCTTGTGAATGTATATGTTTCGAATCATGATGGTTGAGCTGCAGATAAAATGCCGTGATACTGCAAAACTGTAAGAATAAATCATGTTattcattttgtaatttaatatGATACAGATTAAACCATATTTATAAAAGAGATGTTTCCTGACTGGTTTGTTGTTTTGAGGATAATAAGAGATCGTAGGCTGTTGGCCGACAAAGTTACAATAAACTCTTGAACTTTATTTCTCTGTCCCATCTAACTACGAAATTAAGTAtacaattacattatttatttgttttttgtgcaGATAGactttacacattcatttgactTCTGCTACACACTGGTGTATTTTAGGTGAACTTGACCATGGAAAGAAATAGTACATTTTGTCCTTGGTTTAGCCTCTTTAGCTGGTAGGGTTTTttctaaaaacaacaaaaaaatcatcAAGATGTCTGGATATTCAAATAgataaatcagaatcagattttAGAATCAGATACATCTATATTTTGTGGAGGATAAACGGGCTTCTCAGCTCTAAACAGCCTGAGATCTATTTTTCATTACTCTTGTCATATGCTCTTATCGAGCCCCAATTCGAACTTGATGCAACATCATAAAACATTACAGGCAAAATAAGTTGGTAAAAGCCTGCTGTAAACTAGACTCAACACTTTTTCATTGATATTATATTGCCAATTTGGGTTAAGCCTATCTGGCAATCTAGTCATATAAAAAGTACATCAAgcttcaagaaaaaaaaacagctggaaACTGCACCTTTTAGGGCAAGCTGTTTCATCACTGGTTTTATGAAGGTTAGATGTGCAGGGATACTGACTTACTACCTTAGGCTACTAACCAAATAGGCTActtgtaaataataaatacaaaaactaCAATTAAGCCAACCATACTTGGGTGGGCCTACACCTTCCATTATGACAGCAGTTTTATTTGAAGGTGAATTAGACATATTTAATCTACACATTCAAACCAACAGTGATGGTCCTATTCATCAGGGTTTGCAGTTTATAATATTAGATTTCAATTAGGCCCATCTGTTTGCGCATGGTTCTCCTTCAATGGGGCAGATGCGCTTGCAGATACCGGCGCATCTTAAAATTGTCTGTACCTCTCTCACCCGACGCACAAAACGCGTAGCTGTGATTGGAGGGCCGAGCATACTCCCCTTCTTCTGCAAAAAACGTGTCTACGCAAGCGCCGTAGCCTCCACGCTCCGACCGTCATGGCAGCCTACAGAGTAACACCAGCTTGGCTAAGAGTGATACGTGCTGTGAAGGTGAGCAGTGCATTGAAATGACTGTAAGAGAGAATGCCGTTTGACTCAAAACAGCACGATACTGCACATGTCTTGTGGGCTCAGGTGTTATTCCGAAAGAGTTAAAAGTTACTCACTCAGCGCAGACAATTCATAACTGGTAGCTCAGATAGCCAAGCTACGTTAGCTAGGCAACACTAACATTACACTAGGGAGATGAAACAACTGGTTAAGTGTCCTTCGGTGATTTGTGCCGTGTGTCGCCTTGTACGACATTTATGAGACTGTCCTCTGACCAACCAGTAAAGTAGACAGTTATTATCTCTTTCTCAGCATAGTTTATATAAACGTGTTCTTGTCAATGTCAAAGTACAGATAATCGGTTGTCGAGACAGCCCACA
Above is a window of Clupea harengus chromosome 21, Ch_v2.0.2, whole genome shotgun sequence DNA encoding:
- the LOC105911666 gene encoding zinc finger protein ZIC 2-like, whose amino-acid sequence is MLLDAGHQLPSLGVGSFARHHESQERDLSFMESAHMGAFKLSHDHSPNQSSAFASQAQGYSAAALAHAASYANSSFSSTRDFILRSRGFGDSNPSSGQQHPIFNPAAGSLHHSHAENQGHLLIPGIHDQHGAHHGSPNMLNGRLGLGEVFSRADQYHQVSNPRADHYNQYGSMGLNVSMNMAPHHHHHHPGAFFRYMRQGIKQELVCKWIDPDKHTDRKKSCAQTFSNMHELVTHVSVEHVGGPEQCNHVCYWDDCPRASKPFKAKYKLVNHIRVHTGEKPFPCPFPGCGKVFARSENLKIHKRTHTGEKPFQCEFDGCDRRFANSSDRKKHMHVHTSDKPYLCKLCDKSYTHPSSLRKHMKVHESTSSAPDASPRESSGYDSSTPSSLVSPSSETQGNMSPDSVILSGGHGSMPSNFSEWYVPI